The proteins below come from a single Polynucleobacter necessarius genomic window:
- a CDS encoding linear amide C-N hydrolase has protein sequence MNGLGLPVLVDGMNEKGLVGGLLNAQNTAVYQAVPPGDSAKSIASVQMLTYALTNFSTVDEVKAAFPKIMVNRSIIPAFRNQSAPVRMTLHDANGKSIVIEYLKGELVITSRSITKKIGPKMHPIKIAIRLIQGFTSVNVSKKNSGLIYTRFPRVNAAEANYRSAETTRIAFEIEVISKVQQRFMSSCDAKLSLKLPMRILTLQNRFGIVCNYVMTLVRLRGLN, from the coding sequence ATGAATGGCCTTGGTTTGCCAGTGTTGGTTGATGGTATGAATGAGAAAGGCTTGGTTGGGGGATTGTTAAATGCCCAAAATACTGCTGTATATCAAGCGGTGCCCCCAGGTGACTCTGCCAAGAGCATCGCCTCAGTGCAAATGTTGACTTATGCTCTCACTAATTTTTCTACTGTTGATGAAGTGAAGGCGGCTTTTCCGAAGATTATGGTGAATCGCTCCATTATTCCAGCATTCCGTAATCAATCCGCACCAGTGCGGATGACATTGCATGATGCAAACGGTAAAAGCATTGTTATTGAATATCTCAAAGGTGAATTGGTCATTACCTCACGATCAATCACAAAGAAGATCGGGCCAAAGATGCATCCCATAAAAATCGCAATACGATTGATCCAAGGCTTCACTTCGGTAAATGTGAGCAAGAAGAACAGCGGGTTAATATATACCCGTTTCCCACGAGTAAACGCTGCCGAGGCCAATTACCGTTCGGCAGAAACAACTCGCATTGCTTTTGAAATCGAGGTTATTTCTAAAGTGCAGCAGCGTTTTATGAGCTCATGCGATGCGAAGCTGAGTCTAAAGCTGCCGATGAGGATCTTAACCTTACAAAACAGATTCGGGATCGTATGCAATTACGTTATGACGTTGGTGAGACTGCGCGGTTTGAACTGA
- a CDS encoding TolC family protein, translating to MRCEAESKAADEDLNLTKQIRDRMQLRYDVGETARFELIRAQTEFLNAQIASESGKLRVEQARNGLRQVVGHALPDNFSVVHEQPKVENLPLLNILLGELQAQSPELQKAKADVEASESKLSFEKNSRLPKLAFKVSQYNDPNFTDRLYGLQISIPIWDFKGGQVVKQGDVLAKITSTELTQSQLACLKAKVLASWPTKLLIAQSKLPPLNVVDMGSFHVGGCLVEISGRPIKEVVFSPGSAPAKIDPNGNYLVEQMYVQYFIPRDVKGKLPIMLWHAGGLTGVTYETTPDGREGWQNYFIRKGWKTYVSDAVERGRLG from the coding sequence ATGCGATGCGAAGCTGAGTCTAAAGCTGCCGATGAGGATCTTAACCTTACAAAACAGATTCGGGATCGTATGCAATTACGTTATGACGTTGGTGAGACTGCGCGGTTTGAACTGATTCGTGCTCAAACCGAATTTCTGAATGCTCAAATTGCCTCGGAATCTGGAAAGCTGAGAGTAGAGCAGGCTCGCAACGGATTGCGTCAGGTGGTTGGACATGCACTGCCAGATAATTTTAGCGTTGTGCATGAGCAACCTAAAGTTGAAAACTTACCACTATTAAATATCTTATTGGGTGAATTACAAGCACAAAGCCCTGAATTGCAAAAAGCAAAAGCTGATGTTGAGGCGAGTGAGTCAAAATTAAGTTTTGAGAAAAATTCTCGTTTACCGAAATTGGCTTTTAAAGTTTCTCAATACAATGACCCGAACTTTACCGATCGTTTGTATGGATTGCAGATAAGTATTCCTATTTGGGATTTTAAGGGCGGTCAGGTCGTGAAGCAGGGTGATGTATTAGCCAAGATTACTTCAACAGAATTAACACAATCCCAGTTGGCATGCTTAAAAGCAAAAGTGCTAGCCAGCTGGCCGACCAAGCTGCTAATCGCGCAATCTAAGTTGCCGCCACTCAATGTGGTGGATATGGGATCCTTTCATGTTGGAGGTTGCTTAGTGGAGATCTCAGGTCGCCCGATTAAAGAAGTTGTTTTTAGTCCTGGAAGTGCCCCTGCAAAAATTGATCCCAATGGTAATTATTTAGTTGAGCAAATGTATGTGCAGTACTTTATTCCGAGGGACGTTAAGGGAAAATTGCCTATTATGCTTTGGCATGCTGGTGGCTTGACTGGCGTTACTTATGAAACCACGCCTGATGGTAGAGAGGGTTGGCAGAACTACTTCATTCGTAAAGGGTGGAAAACTTATGTATCTGATGCGGTTGAGCGTGGACGCTTAGGCTGA
- the rsgA gene encoding GTPase RsgA: MLAALLVLPKFDHASIDALRPILAGKVSVFVGQSGMGKSSLLNAWVPNAAALTQEYSVRLDTGKHTTTACRYFELPESWGRGETGKLGALIDSPDSKNLVWRVCRSASCSMHSENLRICSVNVAFIIARIYLNPIAQSAMRASEMK, translated from the coding sequence ATGCTGGCTGCGTTGCTAGTACTACCAAAATTTGATCATGCCTCGATAGATGCTTTGCGCCCTATTTTGGCTGGAAAGGTATCTGTCTTTGTTGGTCAATCTGGCATGGGAAAATCTAGCCTGCTAAATGCTTGGGTGCCAAATGCCGCTGCACTGACCCAAGAATATTCAGTGCGTCTGGATACGGGAAAACATACAACAACTGCGTGCCGCTATTTTGAATTACCAGAATCATGGGGACGTGGTGAAACAGGTAAATTGGGTGCCCTCATTGACTCCCCGGATTCCAAGAATTTGGTTTGGCGCGTATGTCGGTCAGCGAGTTGCAGCATGCATTCCGAGAATTTAAGGATTTGCTCGGTAAATGTCGCTTTCATAATTGCGCGCATTTATCTGAACCCGATTGCGCAGTCCGCGATGCGGGCGAGCGAAATGAAATAG
- the tsaE gene encoding tRNA (adenosine(37)-N6)-threonylcarbamoyltransferase complex ATPase subunit type 1 TsaE, with protein sequence MSNTLAIFEQHCRQEADTAKLAKQLAGRISGFLERHPQGHLNISLIGNLGAGKTTFARYLIQAMGHEGKVKSPTYTLCEPYSIQMRSSSVTAHHFDLYRMRDPLEWQEAGFAEYFDVPGFCLIEWPEKAEGTLPSFDLQIELLAGANENERTITITGLLRDGVTVLKSLNQ encoded by the coding sequence ATGTCCAATACACTAGCTATTTTTGAGCAACATTGTAGGCAAGAGGCAGATACCGCCAAACTTGCCAAACAACTTGCCGGCAGGATTTCTGGATTTTTAGAGCGTCACCCTCAGGGGCACCTTAATATCTCGCTCATTGGTAATTTGGGGGCAGGTAAAACTACATTTGCCCGCTATTTGATTCAGGCCATGGGGCATGAGGGGAAAGTCAAAAGTCCAACGTACACCCTGTGCGAACCCTACTCTATTCAAATGCGATCGAGCTCGGTCACAGCTCACCATTTTGATCTTTACCGAATGCGAGACCCGCTCGAATGGCAGGAGGCCGGTTTTGCAGAATATTTTGATGTGCCTGGCTTTTGTTTAATTGAATGGCCAGAAAAAGCGGAGGGCACTCTTCCGTCTTTTGATCTTCAAATTGAGTTGCTTGCTGGTGCCAATGAAAATGAACGCACGATCACGATCACCGGATTACTCCGTGATGGGGTAACCGTTTTAAAGAGTCTGAACCAATAA
- a CDS encoding alpha/beta hydrolase — translation MLPCIELETQPNPSAAIIWLHGLGADGNDFVPIVPELDLTRCPGIRFVFPSAPSMPVIVNGGYVMPAWYDIIGRNLMDQEDATGIHRSAHAITKIIEREASRGIAYDNIVLAGFSQGCAMALQIGLRFPHKLAGIIALSGYLPLAMSLNTEKHSANQTTPIFMAHGMYDAVVIPERAEASYALLEKMGYAVSWNEYPMEHSVNREELMDISRFIKAVLIRP, via the coding sequence ATGTTGCCCTGTATCGAACTCGAAACTCAACCAAACCCAAGCGCCGCGATCATTTGGCTCCATGGTCTTGGAGCCGATGGCAATGATTTTGTTCCGATTGTTCCTGAACTCGATTTGACCAGATGCCCTGGTATTCGGTTTGTGTTTCCAAGCGCCCCGAGTATGCCGGTGATCGTTAATGGTGGCTACGTTATGCCCGCTTGGTACGACATCATCGGCCGAAATCTGATGGATCAAGAGGATGCTACGGGCATTCATCGTTCGGCGCATGCTATTACCAAAATTATCGAGCGTGAAGCAAGTCGAGGCATAGCTTATGACAATATTGTTTTAGCTGGCTTCTCACAAGGGTGTGCCATGGCATTGCAAATTGGCTTGCGTTTCCCGCACAAGCTAGCTGGCATCATCGCCCTTTCTGGGTACTTACCATTGGCAATGTCGCTCAATACCGAAAAACATTCTGCCAACCAAACGACTCCCATCTTTATGGCTCACGGAATGTATGATGCTGTCGTTATTCCAGAGCGAGCTGAAGCTTCATATGCGTTGCTTGAAAAAATGGGTTACGCAGTGAGTTGGAATGAATATCCCATGGAGCACTCTGTCAATCGCGAAGAACTGATGGATATCTCACGCTTTATAAAAGCCGTGTTAATTCGCCCTTGA
- a CDS encoding N-acetylmuramoyl-L-alanine amidase, whose product MISNNKTNLARRRNLKTSAKLISFALLLTEVEIAWGAKILGVRVWPSEDYTRITLESDTPLPISQQILTNPDRLVVDVQCLEQNSTLKDLVAKVKPNDPYISQVRVGQFQPGVVRLVFDLKEPIKPQLFTLDPAGEYNYRMVFDLYPTTPPDPLMELVKSSARKEAALAKPNEEVDLIAQFATKKDIPKPPVAQAIPETKEVPAPAKYKRLITIAIDPGHGGEDPGAIGSLGSREKHVVLSIAKRLKDKIENEAYMRPFLTRDGDYFVPLHVRVQKARRVESDLFVSIHADAFIQPHAKGASVFALSQMGASSSMARWMANKENASDLIGGINIKNQDRQVANLLLDMSTTAQIKNSLVAGNSVLKQIGGFAPLHKGKVEQASFAVLKAPDIPSILVETAFISNPQEEAKLNDDGYQDRIADAILKGIKDYFSKNPPVARRMNS is encoded by the coding sequence ATGATCAGCAACAATAAGACCAATCTTGCGAGAAGACGCAATCTTAAGACCTCTGCCAAGCTGATTAGTTTTGCCCTACTACTGACTGAGGTAGAGATTGCTTGGGGCGCCAAAATTTTAGGCGTACGTGTCTGGCCATCCGAGGATTACACCCGCATCACTCTGGAATCCGATACGCCACTTCCGATCAGTCAACAGATATTGACTAACCCAGATCGCTTAGTGGTGGACGTACAATGCTTGGAACAAAATTCCACCCTCAAAGATTTGGTAGCCAAAGTAAAACCGAACGATCCCTACATCTCTCAAGTGCGCGTGGGTCAATTTCAACCCGGGGTAGTCCGTTTGGTCTTTGACTTAAAAGAACCAATCAAGCCACAACTTTTTACACTCGATCCCGCTGGCGAATACAACTACCGCATGGTGTTCGATTTATATCCAACCACACCGCCTGACCCCTTAATGGAATTAGTCAAGAGTAGCGCTCGCAAAGAAGCGGCTTTAGCAAAGCCAAATGAAGAGGTGGATTTAATTGCTCAATTTGCTACTAAAAAAGATATTCCTAAGCCACCGGTGGCTCAAGCCATTCCGGAAACAAAAGAAGTTCCGGCACCAGCAAAATACAAGCGCCTGATTACGATTGCAATCGATCCTGGTCATGGCGGTGAGGACCCTGGCGCCATAGGCTCACTGGGATCACGTGAGAAGCACGTTGTCCTCTCGATTGCCAAAAGACTGAAAGATAAGATTGAGAACGAGGCTTATATGCGCCCGTTTTTAACCAGAGACGGCGATTATTTTGTGCCACTGCATGTTCGGGTACAAAAAGCGCGGCGCGTAGAATCGGATTTGTTTGTCTCCATCCATGCAGATGCATTTATTCAGCCGCATGCGAAAGGTGCCTCAGTTTTTGCTCTATCGCAAATGGGCGCTAGTAGCTCGATGGCGCGGTGGATGGCCAATAAGGAAAATGCATCGGATTTAATTGGCGGCATCAACATCAAGAACCAAGATCGACAAGTCGCTAACCTATTGCTGGATATGTCTACTACCGCCCAGATTAAAAATTCGCTAGTGGCTGGTAATTCAGTCCTCAAGCAAATCGGAGGATTTGCGCCCTTACATAAAGGGAAGGTTGAGCAGGCAAGTTTTGCTGTTTTAAAGGCCCCCGATATTCCATCCATCCTTGTGGAGACAGCTTTTATTAGCAACCCCCAAGAAGAGGCTAAACTGAATGATGATGGCTACCAAGACCGAATCGCCGATGCTATTTTGAAGGGGATTAAGGATTATTTTTCCAAAAATCCGCCCGTGGCCCGCAGAATGAATTCATAA
- a CDS encoding TRAP transporter substrate-binding protein, whose protein sequence is MQRRSFLKKATAGVGVATGVASIGAPAIAQNLPTLNWRLVSSFPKSLDTLYGTPEVFANALRKATDGKFNVKVFAAGEVVPALQVLDAVQTGTVECGHTASYYYLGKNSAFIFDTAAPFGMTARQQSAWMLHGNGMKLMRELYASYNIVNFLGGQTGTQMGGWFRKEIKSPEDLKGLKFRIAGFAGQVLAKLGVVPQQLPAGEIYSALEKGAIDAAEFVGPYDDEKLGLAKVAKNYYYPAFWEGAAGLSFLVNKKQWDALPPSYRAGWESACFEAHTDMCAKYDALNPPALQRLLQNGAVLRKFNSSIMDACFKVSQETYAEESAKNPQFKKIFDDYRVFRNMEAQWFGVAEQAFAQYSFNKKL, encoded by the coding sequence ATGCAAAGACGTTCTTTCCTCAAGAAGGCAACCGCAGGTGTTGGCGTTGCTACCGGGGTTGCTAGCATTGGAGCGCCCGCCATTGCGCAAAATTTACCGACATTAAATTGGCGTTTAGTTTCGAGTTTTCCTAAATCGCTAGATACCCTTTACGGAACACCCGAAGTTTTTGCTAATGCTCTTCGGAAGGCAACCGATGGGAAATTTAACGTGAAAGTGTTTGCAGCGGGGGAAGTGGTTCCGGCCCTGCAAGTGCTCGATGCAGTTCAAACTGGTACGGTTGAATGCGGCCATACCGCCAGTTATTACTATTTAGGAAAGAATAGCGCCTTCATTTTTGATACTGCCGCACCCTTTGGTATGACCGCACGCCAGCAGTCTGCTTGGATGCTTCATGGCAATGGTATGAAACTAATGCGAGAACTTTATGCTAGCTATAACATCGTGAATTTTTTGGGCGGTCAAACTGGTACTCAAATGGGTGGTTGGTTTCGTAAAGAAATTAAATCACCAGAAGATTTGAAGGGGCTAAAGTTCCGGATTGCTGGCTTTGCTGGTCAGGTTTTAGCAAAGCTGGGTGTAGTACCTCAGCAACTACCTGCTGGGGAAATATATTCAGCATTAGAAAAGGGAGCAATTGATGCAGCTGAGTTTGTTGGTCCCTATGATGATGAGAAATTGGGTTTGGCAAAGGTGGCGAAAAATTACTACTACCCAGCATTTTGGGAAGGCGCTGCTGGCCTATCCTTTTTAGTTAATAAAAAACAATGGGATGCATTGCCTCCTTCTTATCGGGCGGGATGGGAGTCTGCTTGTTTTGAGGCACACACTGATATGTGTGCAAAATATGATGCGCTAAATCCACCAGCATTGCAGCGCTTATTGCAAAACGGCGCAGTGCTTCGTAAGTTCAACTCTTCCATCATGGATGCGTGCTTTAAGGTTAGCCAAGAAACTTATGCAGAAGAGTCCGCCAAAAATCCTCAGTTCAAGAAAATTTTTGATGATTACCGTGTCTTCAGAAATATGGAGGCGCAGTGGTTTGGGGTGGCAGAACAGGCGTTTGCGCAATACAGTTTTAATAAGAAACTCTAA
- a CDS encoding CoA pyrophosphatase: protein MHKTPKPGEDALDVAAPPGFDAQAIPVHQVCTHDQKVSPKFLDPQALKERLQNPPPWEPEITDENRHVIATDIIAKRQAAGKVTRAAVLIPLLLKQAGLSVLLTQRTNHLRDHAGQISFPGGRMDPEDLSPEDTALRESWEEVGLDPKLVEIIGNLPEYLTVSGYSVTPVVGLVQPQAEYALDAFEVADVFEVPLHFLLDPANHQVRLWQSEQGGCRFYSMPYENRFIWGATAGMLRNLYHLLKV from the coding sequence ATGCATAAGACCCCGAAGCCAGGAGAAGACGCGCTCGATGTTGCTGCGCCTCCTGGGTTTGATGCACAAGCGATTCCAGTGCATCAGGTTTGCACTCATGATCAAAAGGTATCCCCAAAGTTTTTAGATCCACAGGCATTAAAAGAACGCTTACAAAACCCACCTCCGTGGGAGCCCGAGATTACGGATGAGAATCGTCACGTGATTGCGACGGATATTATTGCCAAGCGTCAGGCCGCCGGAAAGGTGACGCGTGCAGCAGTGCTGATACCGTTGTTATTAAAACAGGCTGGGCTTTCAGTATTGCTGACGCAGCGAACCAACCATTTGCGGGACCATGCTGGGCAGATTAGTTTTCCGGGTGGCCGAATGGATCCAGAAGATTTGTCTCCAGAAGATACTGCATTGCGGGAAAGTTGGGAGGAAGTTGGTTTGGACCCTAAGCTGGTTGAGATTATTGGCAATCTCCCTGAATACCTCACCGTTTCCGGTTATAGCGTTACGCCAGTTGTCGGATTGGTGCAGCCTCAGGCAGAATATGCCTTGGATGCCTTTGAGGTGGCGGATGTATTTGAAGTGCCACTCCATTTTTTGTTGGATCCCGCTAACCATCAGGTTAGACTGTGGCAAAGCGAACAAGGTGGTTGCCGTTTTTATTCCATGCCTTATGAAAACCGCTTTATTTGGGGTGCTACAGCGGGTATGTTGCGTAACCTTTATCATTTATTAAAAGTATGA
- a CDS encoding aldolase/citrate lyase family protein — protein MINISRPRRSVLYIPGANTRALEKAKTLAADSLNLDLEDPVSPDTKVAARQNILAALEGGFGHREAVVRINSLNTP, from the coding sequence ATGATCAATATTAGTAGACCCCGCCGCTCTGTTCTTTATATTCCTGGCGCCAATACACGCGCCTTGGAGAAAGCCAAGACATTGGCAGCAGATTCGCTGAATCTGGATCTTGAGGATCCAGTTTCTCCAGATACTAAAGTTGCGGCCAGACAAAATATCCTGGCAGCACTAGAGGGCGGCTTTGGTCACCGTGAAGCAGTGGTTCGGATTAACAGCCTCAATACCCCATAA
- a CDS encoding HpcH/HpaI aldolase/citrate lyase family protein codes for MESAGQIQKVAQTLQDLNARPDLTIWAMIETPKAIFKLPEIANGHPLLEALVLGTSDLVKNLHARHTPNRVETQTALSLSILAARAFGLCVLDGVRLSLNDEVGLRQSSIQGRDMGFDGRTLIHPNQIAIANETFGPSPAEITEAQARITAYEEAIKSGAGIAVLDGKLIEELHIQDAKRILALATTIASFSNGPEYFLTNALVRCVFKNH; via the coding sequence GTGGAGTCTGCGGGACAGATTCAGAAAGTTGCGCAGACACTTCAAGATCTTAATGCTCGACCTGACTTGACGATTTGGGCGATGATCGAAACACCTAAAGCGATATTCAAGCTTCCCGAGATTGCCAATGGACATCCATTGCTTGAAGCGCTAGTTTTAGGAACGTCCGATCTTGTCAAAAACCTTCATGCAAGACACACGCCTAACCGAGTTGAAACACAAACCGCTTTGTCACTTTCCATACTAGCAGCCCGTGCGTTTGGACTTTGTGTTTTAGATGGCGTTCGCTTGTCCTTAAATGATGAAGTGGGATTACGCCAGTCCTCCATTCAGGGGCGGGATATGGGCTTTGATGGCAGAACACTCATCCACCCCAATCAGATTGCTATCGCCAATGAAACCTTTGGACCATCTCCCGCAGAAATAACTGAGGCTCAAGCACGCATCACAGCCTATGAGGAGGCAATTAAGTCGGGAGCAGGAATTGCAGTACTCGATGGCAAACTGATCGAAGAACTGCATATTCAAGATGCCAAACGTATTCTTGCTTTAGCGACGACTATTGCATCTTTTAGCAATGGTCCAGAATATTTCCTGACTAACGCACTAGTTAGGTGCGTTTTCAAGAACCATTAA
- the rsgA gene encoding GTPase RsgA produces the protein MVVLATQPAFSPDLLGRAVVAAEVNQIDLHILLNKCALKDNLEHACKMIEPYARMGYAVSEVSPSLIYIRFNNIAFKRIGTIQNIFAGFNLDNAGLIC, from the coding sequence TTGGTAGTACTAGCAACGCAGCCAGCATTTTCACCAGACTTATTAGGTAGGGCAGTGGTTGCAGCGGAAGTCAACCAAATCGACCTTCACATTCTGCTCAATAAGTGTGCCCTCAAAGACAACTTAGAGCATGCTTGTAAAATGATCGAACCCTATGCTCGCATGGGTTACGCAGTGAGCGAGGTTTCGCCAAGTTTGATCTACATTCGATTCAATAATATTGCTTTTAAACGCATCGGAACGATACAAAATATTTTCGCGGGGTTCAATCTCGATAATGCGGGCTTGATCTGCTGA
- the orn gene encoding oligoribonuclease has protein sequence MEMSGLNPETERILEIAMIVTDAHLNTIAIAPVWVVHQDDAILDAMDAWNKGTHGRSGLIDKVKASTMTEADVEAECIAFLKKYIKAGIAPMCGNTIGQDRRFMAKYMPKLEAYFHYRNVDVSTLKELCKRWHPELVKGFIKKQAHTAPADIEESIEELKYYRDTFIVPLP, from the coding sequence ATGGAGATGTCTGGACTAAATCCAGAAACCGAACGCATCCTCGAGATAGCTATGATTGTGACGGACGCTCATCTCAATACGATTGCAATTGCTCCGGTTTGGGTGGTGCATCAGGACGATGCCATTTTGGATGCGATGGACGCTTGGAATAAGGGGACTCATGGACGATCTGGGTTGATCGATAAGGTGAAAGCCTCCACCATGACCGAGGCTGATGTCGAGGCGGAATGTATTGCTTTCCTGAAGAAATACATTAAGGCAGGCATTGCACCTATGTGTGGGAATACGATCGGACAGGATCGGCGCTTTATGGCTAAGTACATGCCAAAATTAGAGGCTTACTTTCATTATCGAAACGTAGATGTTTCTACATTAAAAGAGTTATGTAAACGTTGGCATCCAGAGTTGGTCAAAGGCTTTATCAAAAAGCAGGCGCACACTGCTCCGGCAGATATCGAGGAATCGATTGAAGAGTTGAAGTACTACCGCGATACATTTATTGTTCCGCTACCGTAA
- a CDS encoding CobD/CbiB family protein, which produces MTFFSILFALIAEQYRPVTSNHLIARLSARWLDWVAAEFGGKTKEGASPVGARMACLVAFILPTLLVFIVYVTCMVTYPILGFLWNIVIAYLFFGFRQFSHSFTLVHEAIEAHVLSAARAALGEWYGPELDTTNLSETEVISLALERAIIGSHRHVFGVLFWFMMPMGPAGVALYRLADIAAQRWSERGDYNLSEAARHFFYVLDWIPSRITAMGFAIVGNFEGAVYAWRYLTQKWADSLSAVILAAGSGALGVRLGEPLSEPDSDEALHMAEAGEPLVYEVGLEPTERTMRSAVGLVWRLVIAWMALLLMLTIALWLG; this is translated from the coding sequence ATGACTTTCTTCTCTATTCTCTTCGCCCTCATTGCTGAGCAATATCGCCCAGTAACCTCAAACCATTTGATCGCACGTTTAAGTGCCCGCTGGTTGGATTGGGTCGCCGCGGAATTTGGTGGCAAGACTAAAGAGGGTGCAAGTCCAGTCGGTGCGCGAATGGCTTGCTTGGTGGCATTTATATTACCAACCCTTTTGGTATTCATCGTGTATGTCACTTGTATGGTGACTTACCCCATTCTAGGGTTCTTGTGGAACATAGTGATTGCGTATTTGTTTTTTGGCTTTCGCCAATTTAGTCACTCGTTTACCTTGGTTCATGAAGCGATTGAAGCGCATGTTCTGTCTGCGGCCCGTGCCGCACTTGGTGAATGGTATGGCCCAGAGTTGGATACCACCAATCTGTCGGAGACTGAAGTGATTTCATTAGCGCTTGAGCGTGCGATTATTGGTTCGCACCGCCATGTATTTGGTGTCCTGTTCTGGTTCATGATGCCTATGGGTCCTGCTGGTGTCGCGCTCTATCGTTTGGCGGATATTGCAGCTCAGCGTTGGTCTGAGCGCGGTGACTACAACTTGAGTGAAGCGGCTCGTCATTTCTTCTACGTACTGGATTGGATTCCATCACGCATTACCGCCATGGGCTTTGCCATTGTGGGTAATTTTGAGGGAGCTGTATATGCATGGCGTTATCTCACGCAAAAATGGGCCGACTCATTGTCTGCGGTCATTTTGGCTGCCGGCAGTGGTGCGCTAGGTGTACGTTTAGGTGAGCCGTTGAGCGAGCCTGATAGCGATGAGGCCTTACATATGGCAGAGGCTGGTGAACCTTTGGTGTATGAGGTGGGTCTTGAGCCTACTGAGCGTACGATGCGTTCTGCAGTAGGGTTGGTGTGGCGCCTAGTTATCGCTTGGATGGCTTTGTTGCTAATGCTGACCATCGCTCTTTGGCTTGGCTAA
- a CDS encoding M48 family metallopeptidase, which produces MTFTIIFLIAFISSFGLRHWLSLRQIRHVAQHRDTVPAEFANKVTLTEHQKAADYTIAKLRLGIPENGVSAIILIAFTLLGGLQILNLFLLQLFGEGVAQQIALLVSAVLISGAIDLPFSWYKQFHLEERFGFNRMSKKLFFSDMMKGIAVGGAIGIPLLWVILALMLKAGDLWWIWAWAVLSSFSLLMQWIFPTFIASLFNKFEALEEGPLKTQIEALLARCDFASQGLFVMDGSKRSAHGNAFFAGMGKAKRIVFFDTLIEKLNPGEVEAVLAHELGHFKCNHIRKRLLVSFALSFGMFALLGWVSTQFWFYTDLGVMPNLDGYNGGLALALFMLVSPVFSFFFTPLSSLASRKHEYEADGFAAQKSSAQDLISALVKLYQDNASTLTPDPIYTAFYSSHPPAPLRIANLQRQS; this is translated from the coding sequence ATGACATTCACAATTATTTTCCTAATTGCCTTTATTAGCAGTTTTGGCCTGCGCCACTGGCTATCCCTGCGCCAAATTCGGCATGTTGCCCAGCATCGAGATACGGTTCCAGCAGAATTTGCTAACAAAGTAACCTTAACCGAACACCAAAAGGCTGCCGACTATACGATTGCTAAATTGCGTTTAGGTATCCCCGAAAATGGGGTCAGCGCCATCATTTTAATTGCCTTCACTTTGCTTGGCGGTTTACAGATTCTGAATCTATTTCTTCTGCAATTATTCGGTGAGGGTGTTGCCCAACAAATAGCGCTATTAGTATCCGCCGTACTCATCTCCGGCGCCATTGATCTACCATTCTCTTGGTACAAGCAATTCCACCTTGAGGAACGCTTTGGCTTTAATCGTATGAGTAAAAAGCTATTTTTCAGTGACATGATGAAAGGGATTGCCGTTGGTGGAGCAATTGGTATCCCCCTTCTCTGGGTGATCCTGGCCTTGATGCTCAAAGCAGGTGACCTTTGGTGGATCTGGGCTTGGGCGGTGCTATCTTCTTTCAGCTTGTTGATGCAGTGGATTTTCCCAACATTCATTGCCTCTTTGTTTAATAAGTTCGAAGCCTTAGAAGAGGGACCACTCAAAACGCAGATTGAAGCACTACTTGCACGCTGTGATTTTGCCAGCCAAGGGTTATTCGTCATGGATGGCAGTAAACGTAGTGCTCACGGCAATGCATTTTTTGCCGGCATGGGCAAAGCCAAGCGCATTGTATTTTTTGACACATTAATTGAAAAGCTCAATCCCGGTGAAGTTGAGGCTGTCCTTGCGCACGAACTTGGACACTTCAAGTGCAACCATATTCGCAAGCGCCTGCTGGTGTCATTCGCGTTGAGTTTTGGCATGTTTGCCCTACTCGGATGGGTTAGCACCCAATTTTGGTTCTATACCGATCTAGGTGTGATGCCGAATTTGGACGGGTATAACGGTGGACTAGCATTGGCACTATTTATGTTGGTATCGCCTGTATTTAGCTTTTTCTTTACCCCCTTAAGTAGTCTTGCTTCTCGCAAGCATGAATATGAGGCAGATGGCTTTGCTGCACAAAAATCATCGGCACAAGATCTTATCTCTGCTCTAGTGAAGCTTTATCAAGATAACGCTTCAACACTCACCCCGGATCCGATCTACACCGCTTTTTATAGTTCGCATCCTCCCGCGCCACTGCGAATTGCCAACTTGCAACGCCAAAGCTAG